The following are from one region of the Nostoc cf. commune SO-36 genome:
- a CDS encoding transposase has translation MRSSQAATERVQKLRVEYWEQVRDIDRDNLVFLDETGVLLGLARTHARSQQGTRAYDQKPFYRGVKVTVIGAISIKKVVALMTMNNSMDSQAFDVFIEKFLAPNLWTGAVVVMDNLPAHKLASIVPMIEAVGAKVICLSSYSPDFNPIELWWSQLKSFLRSFAPTTTEMVDTVISVALDLMNPQHLKNWFTNCCYCTS, from the coding sequence TTGCGGAGTAGTCAAGCAGCAACAGAAAGAGTTCAAAAACTAAGAGTAGAATATTGGGAACAGGTCAGAGATATAGATCGAGATAACTTAGTATTCCTAGATGAGACAGGAGTTTTATTAGGTCTGGCAAGAACTCATGCGCGTTCGCAACAAGGAACAAGAGCTTACGACCAAAAACCATTTTATAGAGGTGTAAAAGTCACAGTAATTGGAGCAATTAGTATTAAAAAAGTAGTGGCATTAATGACGATGAATAACTCAATGGATAGCCAAGCATTTGATGTATTCATTGAGAAGTTTTTAGCGCCTAATTTATGGACAGGAGCAGTAGTCGTCATGGATAACTTACCTGCCCATAAACTAGCATCAATTGTACCAATGATTGAAGCTGTAGGTGCGAAAGTTATTTGTTTATCCTCATACTCTCCTGATTTTAATCCAATCGAGTTATGGTGGTCACAACTCAAATCTTTTTTACGCAGTTTTGCTCCAACTACAACAGAAATGGTTGATACAGTAATCTCAGTTGCACTCGACTTAATGAATCCTCAACATTTAAAAAACTGGTTTACTAATTGTTGCTATTGTACCTCATAA